A part of Amycolatopsis lurida genomic DNA contains:
- a CDS encoding cytidine deaminase → MPELDAEDQKLVTLARSARARTQAAEGAALRDTDGRTYAASTVDQPSFKLTALQAAVAAAVSSGAEGIEAAVVVTAEGLLKEASVQAVRDIAERAPIHLADPSGKVLS, encoded by the coding sequence ATGCCTGAGCTGGACGCCGAAGACCAGAAGCTGGTGACCCTGGCCAGGTCCGCGCGAGCCCGCACCCAGGCCGCCGAGGGCGCCGCGCTCCGCGACACCGACGGCCGCACCTACGCGGCGAGCACGGTCGACCAGCCGTCGTTCAAGCTCACCGCGCTGCAGGCCGCCGTCGCCGCCGCCGTTTCGAGTGGAGCCGAAGGAATCGAGGCCGCCGTCGTGGTGACCGCCGAAGGCCTGCTCAAGGAGGCGTCCGTGCAGGCGGTGCGGGACATCGCCGAGAGGGCCCCGATCCACCTGGCCGATCCCAGCGGCAAGGTGCTGAGCTGA